The proteins below come from a single Excalfactoria chinensis isolate bCotChi1 chromosome 7, bCotChi1.hap2, whole genome shotgun sequence genomic window:
- the TWIST2 gene encoding twist-related protein 2: MEESSSSPVSPVDSLGTSEEELERQPKRFGRKRRYSKKSSEDGSPNPGKRGKKSSPSSQSYEELQSQRILANVRERQRTQSLNEAFAALRKIIPTLPSDKLSKIQTLKLAARYIDFLYQVLQSDEMDSKMTSCSYVAHERLSYAFSVWRMEGAWSMSASH; the protein is encoded by the coding sequence ATGGAAGAAAGCTCCAGTTCTCCTGTTTCCCCTGTGGATAGCTTGGGGACCAGTGAAGAGGAGCTGGAAAGGCAGCCAAAGAGATTTGGCAGGAAGAGAAGATACAGTAAGAAGTCCAGCGAAGATGGCAGCCCCAACCcagggaagaggggaaaaaagtccAGTCCCAGCTCCCAGTCTTATGAAGAACTGCAGAGCCAGAGGATCTTGGCCAATGTCAGAGAGAGGCAGAGGACTCAGTCGCTCAACGAAGCTTTTGCCGCCCTGAGGAAAATCATCCCCACGTTGCCCTCTGACAAACTGAGTAAAATCCAGACCCTCAAGCTTGCGGCGCGGTATATAGACTTCCTCTACCAGGTGCTACAGAGCGACGAGATGGACAGTAAGATGACGAGCTGCAGTTACGTGGCTCACGAGAGGCTGAGTTATGCCTTCTCAGTCTGGAGGATGGAGGGTGCGTGGTCCATGTCGGCCTCACATTAG